The following proteins are co-located in the Paenibacillus sp. JNUCC32 genome:
- a CDS encoding spore germination protein GerPB encodes MNLTVHQCINIQQLRVGAVTNSSVLQIGTAGEIRALSNIYNTGGFTGPAPEFEPPNNMAPLVPLPAPIEDLYRPE; translated from the coding sequence GTGAATCTAACGGTACATCAATGCATTAATATACAGCAGCTTCGGGTTGGCGCGGTGACCAATTCCTCGGTGCTTCAGATTGGAACCGCAGGTGAGATCCGCGCATTATCCAACATTTATAACACGGGCGGTTTTACGGGACCTGCTCCGGAATTCGAGCCTCCGAATAATATGGCCCCCCTGGTTCCGTTACCTGCGCCGATTGAAGATCTATATCGGCCAGAATGA
- a CDS encoding spore germination protein GerPE, translating to MKRHVLVDNVYIINISNSSACICGESGHIDAYTRALAIQRQVPVFFEDEGNYEDYPIFSRSIPAWQLPSEVDLDVIHDHKTIHVGCLDVISTASASVVQVGSNDTMKLESRVKAIRHFITDASQELKDYKGVIVRKSPR from the coding sequence ATGAAGCGCCATGTACTCGTTGATAACGTATATATCATCAATATCTCTAATAGTTCGGCGTGCATCTGCGGCGAATCGGGACATATCGATGCCTATACCCGGGCATTGGCGATTCAACGTCAAGTTCCGGTTTTTTTTGAGGACGAAGGCAATTATGAGGACTATCCGATTTTTTCGAGATCCATACCTGCATGGCAGCTTCCGTCAGAAGTAGACTTAGACGTTATACATGACCATAAAACGATTCATGTGGGATGCCTGGACGTGATATCGACAGCGTCTGCATCGGTTGTGCAGGTAGGTTCAAACGATACGATGAAATTAGAATCAAGGGTGAAGGCGATCAGGCACTTTATTACGGATGCGTCCCAAGAATTAAAGGATTATAAAGGCGTCATTGTCAGAAAGAGCCCACGCTAG
- a CDS encoding AraC family transcriptional regulator: MGKLTTTTARNERSNRVSVFVTLLMSYLVVLLIPVIVFWGLYTQIERIMIENANNSNMALIEQAKQVVDSRLDEMHLISRNITSHPRLDTLLKAGSPQTGAEHYNYYTFMQEMQRYRNSSSFITDFYVYLDESDTVLSPTLKTTSSVLFSDIYGYESLTFQQYQADILRGVHFNRYLPVTEVGKGLNQKRMLTYMQTLPFGEKNNPKGALVMLIDERQITGLLEEIVKTNNGTISIKDASGQVILRAGETAVSNVGKAEDKQAVMTVSSRSARSGWEYVSVVPEKVFMEKVNMVKRMAAGVLGICLAAGVAACAYMTYRAYYPLRDIIRFIRQSHPVKEGKVRNEYDFIKSTMADSFGKQTEMKEQLSRQTPVIRSNFLQRLLKGNVDAADMSEHALEFMGISFPHPGFAVALIELRDASGFIHNERESEWALIRFVTGKVAEEIHPFTAYSVDLEKNQVAMILNMPEPLQDKAGELYDWAEQVKLVIEQRFKSEITIAISDIRSDLGCLASGYTQSLKALEYSIFTAYKPILFYDEMKQKTGVYYDFPIETEIQLINAMKSGDTDKAQDIIQSLYHNNFSGQSISPELGRLMFANLLSTMFKLLNALNLKYEDVFGQAGKSIEDITEGSTVEELYREVKWMFGQVCLYVRDQRGDSSSQLLDKIKSYIAEHHDDAMISLASIAEQFDITPPYLSAFFKKNSGTNLTDYLAKIRIERSKEMMRDAKNTISHIARSVGYTSDVGFIRVFKKYEGITPGKYKETLHSLSSTLRKDHLNS, encoded by the coding sequence ATGGGGAAATTGACGACAACCACTGCAAGAAATGAGCGATCCAATCGCGTATCCGTGTTCGTTACGTTGCTCATGTCCTATCTTGTGGTACTGCTGATCCCGGTCATCGTGTTCTGGGGTCTGTATACCCAAATCGAGCGAATTATGATCGAGAATGCCAACAACTCCAACATGGCACTCATCGAACAGGCCAAGCAGGTCGTGGACAGCCGATTGGATGAAATGCATTTGATTTCCCGGAACATTACTTCACATCCGAGACTGGATACGCTGTTAAAGGCAGGATCCCCTCAAACCGGAGCGGAGCATTACAATTACTACACCTTCATGCAGGAAATGCAGCGGTACCGAAACAGCAGCAGTTTTATCACCGATTTTTATGTGTATCTTGATGAGAGCGATACGGTTCTCAGCCCAACCTTAAAAACGACGTCCAGCGTCTTGTTCTCCGATATCTACGGATATGAAAGCTTAACCTTTCAACAATACCAAGCGGATATACTGCGCGGCGTTCATTTCAACCGGTATCTGCCCGTAACGGAGGTCGGCAAAGGCCTGAACCAGAAACGAATGCTCACATATATGCAAACGCTTCCATTCGGCGAGAAAAACAACCCCAAAGGCGCCCTTGTCATGCTGATCGACGAAAGGCAGATTACAGGCTTGCTCGAGGAGATCGTGAAAACCAACAACGGAACGATATCCATTAAGGATGCCAGCGGTCAAGTGATTCTTCGTGCCGGTGAAACCGCAGTATCCAATGTGGGTAAAGCTGAGGATAAGCAGGCCGTCATGACGGTATCGTCCAGATCCGCACGCAGCGGGTGGGAGTACGTGTCGGTCGTGCCGGAAAAAGTGTTTATGGAAAAGGTGAATATGGTCAAACGAATGGCCGCAGGCGTTCTCGGCATCTGCCTGGCCGCCGGAGTTGCCGCTTGCGCGTACATGACGTACCGGGCGTATTATCCCCTGCGCGACATTATCCGCTTTATCCGCCAATCCCATCCGGTCAAGGAGGGGAAGGTACGCAACGAATATGATTTCATCAAATCCACGATGGCCGATTCCTTTGGCAAGCAGACAGAAATGAAGGAGCAATTGTCGAGGCAAACGCCGGTGATCCGGTCCAACTTTTTGCAGCGTTTATTGAAGGGAAACGTGGATGCGGCCGATATGTCGGAGCATGCCCTGGAATTCATGGGGATATCGTTTCCGCATCCCGGCTTTGCCGTTGCCCTGATCGAGCTGAGGGATGCCAGCGGGTTCATTCATAACGAACGGGAAAGCGAATGGGCCCTGATCCGCTTTGTCACAGGGAAGGTGGCCGAAGAAATTCATCCCTTTACCGCGTATTCCGTGGATCTGGAGAAGAACCAGGTCGCCATGATTCTGAATATGCCGGAACCTCTGCAGGACAAGGCGGGCGAGCTGTACGATTGGGCGGAACAAGTGAAGCTGGTGATCGAACAGCGCTTCAAGTCCGAGATCACGATCGCGATCAGCGATATCCGTTCGGATCTTGGATGTTTGGCAAGCGGATATACCCAAAGCTTGAAGGCGCTGGAATATTCCATTTTTACGGCCTATAAACCGATTTTATTCTACGATGAAATGAAGCAGAAAACGGGGGTGTATTATGATTTTCCCATTGAGACGGAAATCCAGCTCATCAACGCCATGAAAAGCGGGGATACGGATAAGGCTCAGGATATCATTCAAAGTCTGTACCACAACAACTTCAGCGGTCAATCCATCTCGCCCGAGCTCGGTCGACTCATGTTCGCGAACCTGCTCAGCACGATGTTCAAGCTGCTCAATGCCTTAAATTTGAAATACGAGGACGTATTCGGTCAGGCAGGCAAATCGATCGAGGACATTACCGAGGGCAGCACGGTAGAGGAGCTGTACCGGGAAGTGAAATGGATGTTCGGCCAAGTCTGCCTGTACGTAAGAGACCAGAGAGGCGATTCCTCCTCGCAGCTCCTGGATAAGATAAAAAGCTACATCGCGGAGCATCACGACGATGCCATGATCAGCCTGGCTTCCATTGCCGAGCAATTCGATATCACGCCGCCCTATCTGTCGGCCTTCTTCAAGAAGAACAGCGGGACCAATCTGACCGATTACCTGGCCAAAATTCGGATCGAGCGCTCCAAGGAAATGATGCGGGATGCCAAAAATACGATTTCGCACATCGCCCGTTCCGTCGGTTATACCAGCGATGTCGGTTTTATCCGGGTATTCAAGAAATACGAAGGGATCACCCCGGGAAAATACAAGGAAACCCTGCATTCCCTATCATCAACCTTAAGAAAAGATCATCTCAATTCTTAA
- a CDS encoding SDR family NAD(P)-dependent oxidoreductase, which yields MKFQDKTVVITGAANGIGRGLAEAYAASGARVIVSDVHEEQGYLAANTLKDQGFHAVFIPCDVRKEEEIKRLMNQAAQYGGTIDILINNAGVSRWKSPYELTVGEWDDVINTNARSCFLATREAAAYMKKSGNGGAVVNISSTRSIMSEPNSEAYAASKGAIVALSHAMAVSLGPDGIRVNCISPGWIETGDYEELRSEDHKQHPAGRVGIPADIAKACFYFTDPENDFVTGAHLVVDGGMTRKMIYEP from the coding sequence ATGAAATTTCAGGATAAAACGGTGGTGATAACGGGCGCTGCGAACGGGATAGGCCGCGGATTGGCTGAGGCTTATGCGGCTAGCGGAGCTCGAGTGATAGTAAGCGATGTTCATGAAGAGCAGGGCTATCTGGCGGCAAACACCTTGAAGGATCAAGGATTTCATGCCGTCTTCATCCCCTGCGATGTGAGGAAGGAAGAAGAGATTAAACGCCTGATGAACCAAGCGGCCCAATATGGGGGCACCATCGATATCTTAATAAACAACGCAGGGGTCTCCCGATGGAAATCACCATATGAGCTTACGGTGGGAGAATGGGACGACGTAATCAACACGAACGCCAGAAGCTGTTTTTTGGCGACCCGCGAGGCTGCCGCATATATGAAAAAGAGTGGGAATGGCGGGGCTGTCGTCAATATATCCTCCACGCGTTCCATCATGTCCGAGCCGAATTCGGAAGCTTATGCGGCTTCCAAGGGAGCCATCGTTGCGTTGAGCCATGCCATGGCCGTTAGTCTGGGGCCCGATGGAATTCGGGTGAATTGCATAAGTCCGGGCTGGATTGAAACCGGGGATTATGAAGAGCTTCGATCCGAGGACCATAAGCAGCACCCTGCGGGTCGGGTCGGGATTCCGGCCGATATCGCCAAAGCCTGCTTTTATTTTACCGATCCGGAGAATGACTTTGTAACAGGGGCCCATCTGGTGGTGGACGGCGGCATGACCCGCAAAATGATATATGAACCTTAA
- a CDS encoding YCF48-related protein has protein sequence MISRRFIFWLGMLMMIVFMLAACTSEPIKQQQQTSTVEDPPESIEDEEEGQTITLVTPDTAMKAPEEKSKYQIHTRLTDFHLLNESTGIAWGITNTELRLYQTEDYGETWVDISPSSNVQFVDKLEYGKDIVFTDKNHGWIIRNKQRSAETILLNTTDGGGSWKLSSLPETGVVTAMSFVSSQQGWIMAKGDLSRGSEEKSLFHTSNNGGVWDEIMQNTEYPTSRIPGSVIPRTGSVIGLTFTDSLVGFATIREMQSSKLYITRDGGQKWKSSGQVFKSKLLDTCGSVFAGTPKYLGKGGSGSEIYIPVTCVKEDQANYLGYFTADTGKSWNLVSFPMTGNSGKGTIQPVFRRLHDGWRMVNGIVYHTSDMGKTWTPFPRSKLLSDNLAKYPNVVKLQFTSSDVGWMLIETTDKNRSRLMKSSDGGVTWQGL, from the coding sequence TTGATATCTAGACGTTTTATATTCTGGCTCGGTATGCTGATGATGATTGTATTCATGTTAGCAGCCTGTACCTCAGAACCGATAAAACAACAACAGCAAACTTCTACTGTAGAAGACCCTCCTGAATCAATTGAAGATGAAGAAGAAGGTCAGACCATCACACTAGTAACGCCGGATACGGCCATGAAAGCACCTGAGGAAAAAAGCAAATATCAGATACATACACGGTTGACGGATTTCCATCTGCTCAATGAGTCAACGGGGATTGCTTGGGGGATCACGAACACAGAACTGCGTCTCTATCAGACCGAAGATTACGGTGAGACCTGGGTCGATATCTCTCCATCATCCAATGTCCAATTCGTTGATAAGCTGGAGTATGGGAAAGACATCGTGTTCACGGATAAAAATCATGGTTGGATTATACGAAACAAACAGAGATCGGCCGAAACGATCCTGCTCAATACGACCGACGGGGGCGGCAGCTGGAAGCTCTCTTCGCTTCCGGAGACGGGAGTCGTTACGGCAATGTCCTTCGTTTCATCCCAGCAGGGATGGATTATGGCGAAAGGCGATCTCTCCCGGGGATCGGAAGAGAAGTCGCTGTTTCACACCAGCAATAATGGCGGAGTATGGGATGAGATTATGCAGAATACGGAGTATCCGACATCCCGAATTCCGGGAAGCGTCATTCCGCGAACCGGATCCGTCATCGGATTAACGTTCACGGATTCGCTTGTCGGGTTTGCGACCATCCGTGAAATGCAATCTTCCAAGTTGTATATAACACGTGACGGAGGACAGAAGTGGAAGTCTTCCGGCCAAGTATTCAAAAGCAAGCTGCTCGATACGTGCGGTTCCGTTTTTGCCGGGACTCCCAAGTATCTGGGCAAAGGTGGAAGCGGAAGCGAGATTTATATACCGGTTACCTGCGTGAAGGAAGATCAGGCGAACTATTTGGGTTACTTTACGGCCGATACGGGGAAGTCATGGAATTTGGTGTCGTTCCCCATGACGGGAAATAGCGGGAAGGGAACCATCCAGCCTGTCTTCCGTCGTCTGCATGACGGATGGAGAATGGTGAACGGCATCGTCTATCATACGAGCGATATGGGCAAGACCTGGACACCATTCCCTAGAAGCAAGCTGTTGTCCGATAATCTTGCAAAATATCCGAATGTGGTCAAATTGCAATTCACATCGTCGGATGTCGGCTGGATGCTGATTGAAACGACGGACAAAAACCGATCGCGCCTGATGAAAAGTAGTGACGGCGGCGTTACCTGGCAGGGGTTGTAA
- the tlp gene encoding small acid-soluble spore protein Tlp: protein MAKPDNREDNVEHLQQAVQNTIENFREAEDYLQEFGDEIPASEKEQIQDRNARREKSISGFREEIKDEAAHQQGE, encoded by the coding sequence ATGGCTAAACCTGATAATCGCGAAGACAATGTCGAACATTTGCAGCAGGCCGTCCAAAACACGATCGAGAACTTCCGCGAGGCAGAAGATTATCTTCAGGAGTTCGGGGATGAGATTCCCGCAAGCGAGAAAGAACAGATTCAAGACCGCAATGCTCGTCGCGAAAAGAGTATTTCCGGCTTCCGGGAAGAGATTAAAGACGAGGCTGCCCACCAGCAAGGAGAATAA
- a CDS encoding Ig-like domain-containing protein — protein MDVKRMALIVLVLITGLHGFLPPPLAWAESERDQVQEGLLVNSGFEATEAGSSWSGGIKPANWGQWLPTGSPILGVDSGIFKSGKQSVSIEGPAGTSSRAAITQSIPVEVGKTYRISGWVKTESVSNAALIRYQMKRTGTSNVLVHVGTLKGTQDWTYMEKLFTVPDNAASPPLLTVELFLETGTGKAWFDDVLVEEPLQSIAIEPDVAYLNTGETITPSVRYEPGSSPPPQLQWSPSNPEVVEVTDQGDVTGLSTGLATVTAATYDGAHTASMAVSVNAPDTLLVDDYEGETAQGQALLGQLSARDSSGADHTYLLVSQPAHGKITVKENGSFTYYPDSGFSGTDLFQFAALQADTGGAKFGQGTIHVTPVNAAPLLDLEWGYTTMNTSLSGQFTKAKDPDGDPIAWKLEAPPSQGTVQVDAEGTYRYAPNENYLGYDRFRVSAEDGRGGRTESDMLVFVGPTADRISESLHGHASSTRSHPRLLASTDDLNRSKQLLASGDRYMTEWMELLRNQADPVLATSPLTYQPNGGNAYMLRDRLIPTALMYRLTGESRYAERAWQELEAMTHYPDWGGRTNNILALSELSFAVALAYDWIYDDLNEAQRSQLNAAIRDHALAVALDWYRGEFRHNGEHNNINLVDNGGLGLLALTVADEPETEDQALEVIQSTFQKLQYALRHYTVDGSWPEGPAYWHYGGQYLAMYIQGLNKSLGTDFGLSLLPGYEASGAYPYHLLGEGGVFNFYDGGVSYNMYESLWFASFFNKPEYAWFIGDLYERKGYFHPLYLVFYEPGMFETVPTELDRFFTGIESASMRSAWDDPYALFASMKGVNETMRSHNDLDGGTFVFDALGVRWASDLGNESYSLPGFWDYNYNRWTYYRKKTEGHNTIVINPVQNPIVQQEPYGTAVTIKKESKPRGAYTILDMTDLYRKDAGEMLRGMKLSADRRELVIQDEMKLKLPSELYWFMHTGADVEIVKNGRAAILSQLDKRLYVELVEGPAGARFSVMDAAPLATSPNPDGQSSNEGMRKLTIHLEHVQDVRLSVRMVPLYANDPLPPAETGYTPLLEWTIPDGDLPEPAARPMANRLFMDGMPLHGFRPEITYYEVGLPFDAPSPPVMTAEAEHAVSIDQAETIPGTATIVIQNDAQPNLSNKYTIKFTRNPAIGEPPNHLKYQVRHVTASAVPESANIPEHTVDGNLSTRWSAPGTEYVQLDLGEPKPVGAVSLAIYLGDTRKNRFDVLASVDGEEWSTIYENGLTSGTTVQPETFLVEQTTARYIRILGQGNNANPWNSFTEVGVYPLAPIVMRVEASDELELGESGQIEAWYGFPGGMREQAEELTYTSDAPDIIQVSSTGRMKAISPGSAAISVKDQRYGFVETLHVTAAFDGNQPFLRLLGKDLMTSKTTQQLRAELLHPDGRKESLDKLSYRSSNPHIISVNAQGVARANQSGIAVVSVTDRTSGKTDSMAITVR, from the coding sequence ATGGATGTGAAACGAATGGCTCTGATTGTACTCGTGCTGATTACGGGGCTTCATGGCTTTTTGCCGCCCCCATTGGCATGGGCAGAGAGCGAACGAGATCAGGTACAGGAGGGGTTGCTTGTGAACAGCGGTTTTGAGGCAACGGAGGCGGGGTCCAGCTGGTCAGGCGGAATCAAGCCGGCAAATTGGGGACAGTGGCTTCCAACAGGCTCGCCCATATTGGGAGTAGATTCGGGAATATTCAAATCCGGGAAACAATCGGTCAGCATCGAAGGTCCCGCAGGAACGTCCAGCCGGGCAGCCATAACCCAGTCCATCCCGGTAGAGGTCGGGAAAACGTATCGGATCAGCGGCTGGGTCAAAACGGAGTCCGTCAGCAATGCCGCGCTCATCCGATATCAAATGAAGCGAACCGGCACCAGCAATGTGCTGGTTCATGTCGGAACGCTCAAGGGCACCCAAGACTGGACGTATATGGAGAAGCTGTTCACCGTTCCGGATAATGCAGCCTCACCGCCCCTATTGACCGTTGAGCTGTTTCTGGAAACCGGAACGGGCAAAGCTTGGTTCGACGATGTGTTGGTTGAGGAGCCGCTTCAATCCATCGCGATCGAACCGGATGTGGCCTATCTGAATACGGGCGAGACCATAACACCTTCCGTCCGTTATGAGCCAGGTTCGTCACCTCCCCCTCAGCTGCAGTGGTCTCCGTCCAATCCGGAAGTCGTGGAAGTGACGGATCAAGGTGACGTAACCGGCCTTTCCACAGGACTTGCAACCGTAACCGCAGCGACTTATGACGGTGCTCATACCGCCTCTATGGCGGTCAGCGTCAATGCGCCGGACACCTTGCTGGTGGACGATTACGAAGGCGAAACGGCTCAAGGCCAAGCTTTGCTCGGGCAATTGTCCGCGCGCGACAGCAGCGGTGCCGACCATACGTATCTCCTCGTCTCCCAGCCTGCGCACGGCAAGATTACCGTAAAGGAGAACGGCAGCTTTACCTACTATCCCGACAGCGGCTTTAGCGGTACGGACCTCTTCCAGTTTGCTGCCCTGCAGGCTGATACGGGCGGCGCCAAATTCGGCCAGGGCACGATCCACGTTACTCCTGTGAATGCTGCTCCCCTGTTGGATTTGGAATGGGGTTATACGACGATGAATACTTCCCTTTCCGGCCAGTTCACGAAAGCGAAGGATCCGGATGGAGATCCGATCGCATGGAAACTTGAAGCACCGCCATCACAGGGCACGGTTCAAGTGGATGCCGAGGGTACTTATCGATATGCTCCTAATGAAAACTATCTGGGGTACGACCGTTTTCGCGTATCGGCTGAAGATGGACGTGGCGGACGTACGGAAAGCGATATGCTGGTCTTTGTCGGGCCGACGGCAGATCGAATTTCGGAATCGCTGCACGGTCATGCCTCATCCACCCGTTCCCATCCGCGCCTTCTCGCATCCACGGACGATTTGAACCGCTCCAAGCAATTGCTGGCAAGCGGAGATCGTTATATGACGGAGTGGATGGAACTCTTGAGAAATCAAGCGGACCCCGTCCTTGCAACTTCGCCGCTAACCTACCAACCTAATGGCGGCAATGCCTACATGCTACGCGACCGCTTGATTCCGACCGCGCTCATGTATCGCTTGACCGGCGAATCCCGTTATGCCGAACGTGCGTGGCAGGAACTGGAAGCGATGACGCACTACCCCGATTGGGGCGGCAGAACCAACAACATCCTTGCCTTGTCCGAATTGTCTTTCGCCGTTGCGCTGGCCTACGATTGGATATACGACGATTTGAATGAAGCTCAGCGATCCCAATTGAATGCGGCGATTCGAGATCATGCGCTTGCTGTCGCGCTCGATTGGTACCGGGGTGAATTCCGCCATAACGGGGAGCACAATAACATTAACCTGGTAGACAACGGAGGCCTTGGCCTGCTTGCGTTAACCGTTGCGGATGAGCCTGAGACCGAGGATCAGGCGCTGGAAGTCATCCAGAGCACGTTTCAGAAGCTGCAATATGCGCTTCGTCACTATACCGTGGACGGTTCTTGGCCGGAAGGTCCTGCTTATTGGCATTATGGAGGCCAATACTTGGCCATGTATATTCAAGGCTTGAATAAAAGCCTGGGTACCGATTTTGGGCTGTCCCTGCTGCCGGGATACGAGGCATCGGGCGCTTATCCGTATCATTTGCTAGGCGAAGGCGGCGTGTTCAATTTTTATGATGGCGGCGTCAGCTACAACATGTATGAATCCTTATGGTTCGCCTCGTTCTTCAACAAACCTGAATACGCCTGGTTTATTGGCGATCTGTATGAGCGCAAGGGCTACTTCCACCCTCTCTATCTGGTGTTTTACGAGCCTGGCATGTTTGAAACGGTTCCGACCGAGCTGGATCGTTTCTTCACCGGCATTGAATCGGCCTCCATGCGGAGCGCATGGGATGATCCCTATGCCTTGTTTGCTTCCATGAAAGGCGTTAACGAAACGATGCGAAGCCATAACGATCTGGATGGCGGTACCTTCGTTTTTGACGCGCTTGGCGTAAGGTGGGCATCCGATCTGGGGAACGAATCCTACAGCTTGCCCGGCTTCTGGGATTACAATTATAATCGCTGGACGTATTACCGCAAAAAAACCGAGGGACATAATACCATCGTCATCAATCCCGTCCAGAATCCGATTGTTCAGCAAGAGCCTTACGGCACAGCCGTTACGATAAAAAAGGAATCGAAGCCAAGAGGAGCCTATACGATTCTGGATATGACCGACCTGTACCGGAAAGACGCAGGCGAGATGTTAAGAGGAATGAAACTCTCCGCCGATAGACGCGAGCTGGTCATCCAGGATGAGATGAAACTGAAGCTTCCTTCAGAGCTGTATTGGTTCATGCACACCGGAGCGGACGTGGAGATTGTGAAGAATGGACGCGCCGCCATTCTTTCACAACTGGATAAGCGGCTGTATGTTGAGCTGGTCGAAGGACCTGCCGGTGCCCGGTTCTCCGTCATGGATGCAGCGCCGCTGGCCACCTCCCCGAATCCGGATGGCCAATCCAGCAACGAAGGCATGCGCAAGCTGACCATACACCTGGAGCACGTCCAGGATGTCCGCTTGTCCGTTCGCATGGTTCCTTTATATGCAAACGATCCGTTACCTCCAGCGGAGACGGGGTATACTCCCCTGCTGGAATGGACCATACCTGACGGCGATCTGCCCGAACCGGCAGCCCGACCTATGGCTAACCGTTTATTTATGGACGGAATGCCGCTCCATGGGTTTCGTCCAGAAATCACGTATTATGAAGTAGGACTTCCGTTTGATGCTCCCTCTCCGCCTGTGATGACGGCCGAAGCGGAGCATGCCGTGTCCATTGATCAGGCAGAAACGATTCCGGGTACGGCAACCATCGTCATTCAGAACGACGCTCAACCGAATCTGAGCAATAAATATACCATCAAATTCACCCGGAATCCGGCCATAGGCGAACCGCCGAACCATCTAAAATATCAGGTACGGCATGTTACCGCGAGCGCCGTTCCCGAATCGGCGAACATTCCGGAACATACCGTCGACGGCAACCTGAGCACTCGCTGGTCCGCGCCGGGTACGGAATACGTACAGCTTGACCTGGGTGAGCCGAAGCCAGTGGGCGCTGTTTCGCTGGCCATATATTTAGGGGATACCCGTAAAAACCGGTTTGATGTTCTTGCCTCCGTCGATGGCGAGGAATGGTCGACCATCTACGAGAATGGGCTGACTTCCGGCACGACTGTGCAGCCTGAAACTTTTCTTGTGGAGCAAACGACAGCCCGATACATTCGGATACTGGGCCAAGGAAATAATGCCAACCCTTGGAATAGCTTCACCGAAGTCGGCGTTTACCCGCTAGCCCCGATCGTGATGCGCGTGGAAGCTTCAGATGAGCTCGAACTGGGCGAATCGGGACAGATCGAAGCCTGGTACGGCTTCCCGGGCGGGATGCGTGAACAGGCGGAAGAGCTGACGTACACATCCGATGCTCCGGATATCATTCAAGTGAGTTCAACCGGACGGATGAAGGCGATATCTCCGGGAAGCGCTGCGATCTCGGTTAAGGACCAACGTTACGGATTCGTTGAAACGCTCCATGTCACGGCCGCATTCGATGGAAATCAGCCTTTTCTCCGGCTGCTGGGCAAGGATCTAATGACTTCCAAGACAACGCAGCAGCTTCGTGCTGAACTTCTTCACCCCGATGGCCGCAAGGAATCCCTCGACAAACTCAGCTATCGCAGCAGCAACCCCCATATCATCTCCGTTAACGCACAGGGAGTTGCCCGCGCGAATCAAAGCGGAATTGCCGTTGTCAGCGTAACCGACCGGACGAGCGGCAAGACGGATTCCATGGCTATAACCGTCCGTTAA
- a CDS encoding DUF2500 domain-containing protein yields the protein MGSGSDWMFDFFGSVMPVFFIVVIGIILLSAGKGILQWSQNNRQPLLSVDSKIVSKRTEVKHTQQTDDTMSSRTRTTYYLTFEVESGDRMEFAVNGEEFGMCAEGDEGLLRFQGTRYYGFVRHPRAHLHVVRGYEQPK from the coding sequence ATGGGATCGGGGTCAGATTGGATGTTCGATTTTTTCGGCAGCGTTATGCCCGTGTTTTTCATCGTCGTCATCGGGATCATTTTGCTGTCGGCCGGTAAGGGAATCCTGCAATGGAGTCAGAATAACCGACAGCCTTTGCTATCGGTCGATTCCAAAATTGTGAGCAAGCGAACGGAAGTGAAACATACACAGCAGACGGATGATACGATGTCGAGCCGTACTCGTACCACCTATTATCTGACATTCGAAGTGGAGAGCGGAGATCGCATGGAATTTGCCGTAAACGGCGAGGAATTCGGCATGTGCGCGGAAGGGGACGAGGGACTGCTTCGTTTTCAGGGAACCCGGTACTACGGATTCGTCAGGCACCCCAGAGCGCATCTTCATGTGGTCCGGGGTTATGAACAACCTAAATAA
- the gerPC gene encoding spore germination protein GerPC yields MYQYHIQQLFHCLQSQSEQLNRMEQMLKEMRNDINQLQQGNQKPTDHVEYKFDLLKIEKLEGTLNIGVTPSDGKSLGDITVNGQPAEQIQAGAAGRNLYSNIYQQVSSHLEHAVPAQLEQMNPQSNHELGDQYAAVMIEDIRKQLEDRINVYLQQYQTNSASMNPGDVEQTIANQMKKEIDTAVEQHLHHLQQGKRNTNENDGHQ; encoded by the coding sequence ATGTATCAATACCATATCCAGCAATTGTTCCATTGTCTTCAGTCCCAGTCGGAGCAGCTTAACAGAATGGAACAAATGCTAAAGGAAATGCGTAATGATATAAATCAATTACAACAGGGCAATCAAAAGCCGACGGATCACGTCGAATATAAATTTGATTTATTGAAAATCGAAAAATTGGAAGGGACCTTAAATATTGGAGTAACACCCTCAGATGGGAAGTCTCTGGGGGATATCACCGTCAATGGCCAGCCGGCAGAACAAATCCAGGCGGGAGCTGCCGGAAGAAATCTATACTCAAACATATATCAGCAAGTTTCAAGCCACTTGGAACATGCGGTGCCGGCGCAACTCGAGCAAATGAATCCCCAGTCCAATCACGAACTTGGAGATCAATATGCTGCGGTGATGATAGAAGATATCCGAAAACAACTCGAAGATCGCATCAATGTTTACTTACAGCAATATCAAACGAACAGCGCCTCGATGAATCCGGGTGATGTTGAGCAAACGATCGCAAATCAAATGAAAAAAGAAATCGATACGGCAGTCGAGCAGCATCTTCATCATTTGCAACAAGGAAAGAGGAATACGAATGAAAATGACGGTCATCAATAA